In a genomic window of Nesterenkonia halotolerans:
- a CDS encoding ABC transporter permease, with the protein MTTTIPRPTRGEHEQPSPRTQLGSVQASLLVAEREITTQVRNKSFLISLAITVLITVVGILISGFIGGDEEPTTEVAVVAGADALDEEHSDAGLEIVAAPDQEAAEQLLRDGDVEAIITTDEESPVGLRVIGLDAMPTEVAQALSVSPSMEVLDPSAEGPLRFIIALLFGLVFMLLSIGSGMMIVQNTIQEKQSRIVEILLSSISSRSLLAGKIMGNSALALGQAVVIAAAAALALMVSGQQDLLDVLTVPMLWFVLFFLPGFVLVAAIFAASAALVSRQEDSGTVVTPAMMLVMMPYFVVVFFYDNPLVMTIASYIPFTAPVAMPLRMFFNEAAWFEPLLALAGLVLASLVLIMLAARIYSRSLLRTGQRVSLRTALGSGD; encoded by the coding sequence ATGACCACGACGATTCCCCGTCCCACGCGAGGCGAACACGAGCAGCCCTCCCCGCGCACTCAGCTCGGCTCGGTCCAGGCTTCCCTGCTGGTGGCCGAGCGTGAGATCACCACACAGGTGCGCAACAAGTCGTTCCTGATCAGCCTTGCGATCACGGTGCTCATCACCGTGGTCGGCATCCTGATCTCGGGATTCATCGGAGGCGATGAGGAACCCACGACTGAGGTCGCCGTCGTCGCGGGGGCTGACGCCCTCGACGAGGAGCACAGCGACGCAGGCCTTGAGATCGTCGCCGCCCCCGACCAGGAGGCCGCCGAGCAGCTGCTCCGTGATGGTGATGTCGAAGCCATCATCACCACGGACGAGGAATCCCCGGTGGGACTGCGTGTCATCGGACTGGATGCGATGCCCACGGAGGTCGCCCAGGCGCTCTCGGTCAGTCCGTCGATGGAGGTGCTGGATCCCAGCGCGGAGGGCCCGCTGCGCTTCATCATCGCCCTGCTCTTCGGGCTGGTCTTCATGCTGCTTTCCATCGGCTCAGGAATGATGATCGTGCAGAACACGATCCAGGAGAAGCAGTCCCGGATCGTGGAGATTCTGCTCTCCAGCATCTCCTCACGCTCGCTGCTGGCCGGCAAGATCATGGGGAACTCTGCGCTGGCTCTGGGGCAGGCGGTGGTGATCGCGGCCGCGGCTGCTCTGGCGCTGATGGTCTCGGGGCAGCAGGATCTGCTGGACGTGCTCACCGTCCCGATGCTGTGGTTCGTCCTGTTCTTCCTGCCCGGCTTCGTGCTGGTAGCCGCGATATTTGCCGCCAGCGCGGCGCTGGTGTCCCGTCAGGAGGACTCCGGAACGGTGGTGACCCCCGCGATGATGTTGGTGATGATGCCCTATTTCGTCGTGGTGTTCTTCTACGACAATCCCTTGGTCATGACCATCGCGTCCTACATCCCCTTCACCGCACCCGTGGCGATGCCCTTGCGGATGTTCTTCAACGAGGCGGCGTGGTTCGAACCACTCCTGGCGCTGGCCGGTCTGGTGCTGGCGAGCCTGGTGTTGATCATGCTCGCCGCCAGGATCTACAGCCGTTCGCTGCTGCGCACCGGCCAGCGGGTCTCCCTGCGAACGGCTCTCGGATCAGGCGACTGA
- a CDS encoding ABC transporter ATP-binding protein has protein sequence MLELQNICRSYSGRQVLHDLSFSAHPGQLTGFVGGNGAGKTTTMRIILGVLSADSGTVRLDGEELTGASRSRFGYMPEERGLYPKMQVAEQITYLTRLHGFERREARTRAEHLLERLGLTERMNAPLESLSLGNQQRVQIAAAMVHDPDVLVLDEPFSGLDPMAVDVVLRVLAEHAAAGAVVLFSSHQLDVVERLCDDLVIIGSGRILAAGGREQLRERHGTRRFELITDADTGWVRDLNSVQVDEFSAERVLFRGDDAAAQQVLQHAMARGPVRQFRPVLPSLSEIFKDVASDDYAQQSRGQETRT, from the coding sequence ATGCTCGAGCTGCAAAACATCTGCCGGTCCTATTCAGGACGCCAGGTCCTCCACGACCTCTCTTTCAGCGCCCACCCCGGACAGCTCACCGGCTTCGTCGGCGGCAACGGCGCAGGCAAGACCACGACGATGCGCATCATCCTCGGGGTCCTCTCCGCTGATTCCGGCACTGTGCGACTCGACGGAGAAGAACTCACCGGTGCCTCGCGATCGCGGTTCGGGTATATGCCTGAAGAGCGTGGCCTCTACCCCAAGATGCAGGTCGCGGAACAGATCACCTACCTGACCCGGCTGCATGGGTTCGAGCGCCGAGAAGCCCGCACCCGAGCAGAACACCTGCTCGAGAGGCTGGGTCTCACTGAGCGGATGAATGCTCCGCTGGAGTCCCTGTCTCTGGGAAACCAGCAACGGGTACAGATCGCCGCTGCCATGGTGCATGACCCGGACGTCCTGGTCCTGGATGAGCCCTTCTCCGGCTTGGACCCGATGGCGGTCGACGTCGTGCTCAGAGTTCTGGCAGAACACGCTGCGGCGGGCGCTGTGGTGCTCTTCTCCTCGCACCAGCTCGACGTCGTCGAGCGCCTCTGCGATGACCTCGTCATCATCGGATCGGGCCGCATTCTGGCGGCCGGGGGCCGCGAACAGCTGCGCGAGAGACATGGCACACGCCGGTTCGAGCTGATCACCGATGCCGATACCGGGTGGGTGCGCGACCTCAACTCCGTGCAGGTCGACGAATTCTCTGCCGAACGCGTGCTCTTCCGCGGCGACGACGCCGCAGCTCAACAAGTGCTGCAGCACGCCATGGCCCGAGGTCCGGTCCGGCAGTTCCGTCCGGTGCTCCCCAGCTTGAGCGAGATCTTCAAGGACGTCGCATCTGACGATTATGCGCAGCAGTCCCGCGGACAGGAGACCCGAACATGA
- a CDS encoding response regulator, with the protein MNGHPQVDSPIRVLLADDQDLVLDGIATILQSQPGLEVVARASTGQAAIDLAAQTSPDIVCMDIEMPGMSGIDATRQIVSAGGTQVIMLTTFNRDDYLLESLHAGAAGFLLKTSSPEQLIAGIRSVFSGDALLAPEVTRSLIQHAITQRTQTPAAEAEAPESRLPARLLPLADGAHPQDLTTREQDVLSLAAQGLSNSEIGAQLFIGAETVKTHISNVLAKLNLRNRVEAVAFAYQHGLVKPLSA; encoded by the coding sequence ATGAACGGTCACCCGCAGGTTGACTCCCCCATCCGGGTGTTGCTGGCAGATGACCAGGACCTGGTGCTTGACGGCATCGCCACGATCCTGCAGTCACAGCCGGGTCTCGAGGTCGTGGCCCGCGCCTCCACCGGGCAGGCAGCGATCGACCTGGCCGCGCAGACGAGCCCGGACATCGTCTGCATGGACATCGAGATGCCCGGCATGAGCGGCATCGACGCGACACGCCAGATCGTGTCTGCCGGTGGAACTCAGGTCATCATGCTCACCACCTTCAACCGTGACGACTATCTGCTGGAATCCCTCCACGCCGGCGCCGCTGGTTTCCTGCTGAAGACGTCCTCCCCCGAGCAGCTGATCGCCGGAATCCGCTCAGTCTTCTCGGGTGACGCGCTTCTCGCGCCCGAGGTCACTCGATCCCTGATCCAGCATGCCATCACCCAACGCACCCAGACGCCAGCTGCGGAAGCAGAAGCCCCAGAATCTCGACTGCCAGCGAGACTCTTGCCGCTGGCTGACGGCGCACATCCGCAGGATCTGACCACTCGGGAACAGGACGTGCTCTCCCTGGCCGCGCAGGGTCTCTCCAACAGCGAGATCGGAGCGCAGCTCTTCATCGGGGCAGAAACGGTCAAAACACACATCTCCAACGTGCTGGCCAAGCTGAACCTGCGCAATCGCGTCGAAGCCGTCGCGTTCGCCTACCAACACGGGCTCGTCAAACCGCTCTCCGCATGA
- a CDS encoding sensor histidine kinase: MTTAPPDASFQGPSGSVSPDSPSWRRRAPTAEEFRTDLSITLGLFCCSVLSLVLFRPAGFIEDPAGPITSALCLMVTVLPLAWRRRYPAAVTSVVAGGFILVTELQVPEMLVINIALFLALYSLGAWGRRKRTAHIVRWSVIAAMALWLLIAFFRVSLEDPLSDQEAMGPGGMTPALAYMLYQLLINVLYFSAAIWFGHHAWESARDQARLEERAAELQAERATVAAQAVSLERLHIARELHDSVAHHVSVMGVQAAAARVVLTQDTAKAERSIRLVEDSARRSVAELHSLLGTLREQPLMRSGGEKSPFGSGTSSGGVVGVGHLEGLVAEARMTGLHVSHQVLGNPSTLRPLVSMNLYRIAQEALTNVRKHAGEGTKVDLRLRYRRAAVELEVTDDGSGKAGNAARGAGDSTGGHGLIGMRERVAAMDGELTATTQASGGFTVRAEVPLTEESPTLWPSAASASQTDGRQS, from the coding sequence ATGACGACCGCGCCCCCGGACGCTTCATTTCAAGGACCAAGCGGTTCTGTCTCCCCGGATTCTCCATCCTGGCGACGCCGCGCGCCCACCGCTGAAGAGTTCAGGACCGACCTCTCCATCACCCTCGGGCTCTTCTGCTGCTCGGTTCTGTCTCTGGTGCTGTTCCGGCCGGCGGGGTTCATCGAAGACCCTGCCGGGCCCATCACGTCTGCACTGTGCCTGATGGTCACTGTCCTTCCGCTGGCGTGGAGACGTCGCTATCCCGCGGCCGTCACCTCAGTGGTCGCCGGCGGCTTCATCCTGGTCACGGAGCTGCAGGTGCCGGAGATGCTGGTCATCAACATTGCGCTCTTCCTCGCCCTGTACAGCCTGGGCGCGTGGGGCCGCCGGAAGCGCACAGCTCACATCGTGCGCTGGTCCGTGATCGCGGCGATGGCGCTCTGGCTGCTCATCGCGTTCTTCCGCGTCTCCTTGGAGGACCCCCTGTCGGATCAGGAGGCGATGGGACCGGGAGGGATGACCCCGGCGCTGGCCTACATGCTCTATCAGCTGCTGATCAATGTGCTGTACTTCTCAGCCGCCATCTGGTTCGGACACCATGCCTGGGAATCCGCCCGTGACCAGGCCCGACTGGAGGAACGGGCGGCTGAGCTTCAGGCCGAGCGTGCGACAGTGGCGGCGCAGGCAGTCTCGCTGGAACGGCTCCACATTGCCCGCGAGCTCCATGATTCGGTCGCCCACCATGTCTCGGTCATGGGGGTTCAAGCCGCCGCGGCACGCGTGGTACTGACACAGGACACCGCGAAGGCAGAGAGGTCCATCCGTTTGGTCGAGGACTCTGCGCGCCGTTCCGTCGCGGAGCTCCATTCACTGCTCGGCACCCTCCGGGAGCAGCCGCTCATGCGCTCCGGCGGCGAGAAGTCTCCCTTCGGCTCGGGGACCTCTTCTGGGGGCGTGGTCGGCGTCGGTCACCTGGAGGGTCTCGTCGCTGAGGCACGCATGACTGGCCTCCACGTCTCTCACCAGGTCCTCGGGAACCCCTCCACGCTCAGACCCCTGGTGTCCATGAATTTGTACCGGATCGCTCAAGAGGCCCTGACGAACGTCCGGAAACATGCCGGGGAAGGCACCAAGGTGGACCTGCGACTCCGCTACCGGAGAGCTGCGGTCGAGTTGGAGGTCACTGATGATGGCTCCGGCAAGGCAGGGAATGCGGCCCGGGGTGCGGGTGATTCAACGGGCGGACACGGACTCATCGGCATGCGGGAGCGAGTCGCAGCCATGGACGGAGAGCTCACTGCCACCACGCAGGCCAGCGGAGGATTCACTGTTCGCGCAGAGGTGCCGCTGACGGAAGAGTCCCCAACCCTGTGGCCTTCCGCGGCGTCGGCCAGTCAGACCGATGGACGCCAGTCATGA
- a CDS encoding MMPL family transporter, which translates to MPQRELTDVNEDGRSSAGASGRSARGRVPRWLRVFLPALLILIWLTGTAVGGPYFGKVSEVSSNDQTTYLPESADATAVQELLGEFNDSESIPAVVVITSDTELSGSQVTTIEDAVTQLPEIDGVQDDLSPAIPSEDGLAVQAFVPINSEEELGDVVGEISETLRSELPDLEVFVTGPAGFTADLAAGFAGIDGILLAVSLAAVFVILIVVYRSLLLPIAVLATSVFALTVALLSVWWLAYADVLLLSGQTQGILFILVIGAATDYSLLYVARYREALRVHQDKWTATWKGLRGSFEPILASGGTVIAGLLCLLLSDLKSNSTLGPVASIGILFAMASALTFLPALLFVFGRTAFWPRRPRFEPEAVAAEGGVPSRGLWARTGQAVERRPRRIWIATTLLLFIGAVGVTQLDAQGVPQSELVLGESEARDGQVALGEHFPGGSGSPAYVVTEQDSLQPTADVLLGNPGVDGVTVVTDDDAGSAPVTEDGVSGFGPPGTPAPEPTVVDDSVMLQATLTDPADSAAAQDTVRELRADYASTDSEVLVGGVTATAIDTNDAAISDRNLIIPIVLLVILLILMVLLRSVLAPVLLVLTTVLSFATALGVSALVFDYVFDFPGADPTVPLYGFVFLVALGIDYNIFLMTRVREESLSHGTRRGVIRGLTVTGGVITSAGIVLAATFAALSVIPILFLAQIAFIVAFGVLLDTFLVRALLVPALVRDIGPAVWWPSKLARPDGSTSDQRLSSENLSSAVGER; encoded by the coding sequence ATGCCGCAGCGCGAGCTGACAGACGTCAACGAGGACGGCCGTTCCAGTGCAGGAGCCAGTGGCCGCTCGGCGCGAGGGCGCGTTCCCCGGTGGCTGCGGGTGTTTCTCCCCGCCCTGTTGATCCTGATCTGGCTGACGGGGACCGCGGTGGGTGGGCCTTACTTCGGCAAGGTCTCGGAAGTCAGCTCCAACGATCAGACGACCTACCTGCCTGAATCTGCGGACGCCACGGCAGTGCAGGAGCTGCTCGGAGAGTTCAATGACTCCGAATCCATCCCCGCCGTCGTCGTCATCACCTCCGACACGGAGCTCAGCGGGTCCCAGGTCACCACGATCGAAGACGCCGTCACACAGCTGCCCGAGATCGACGGCGTGCAGGACGATCTCTCCCCTGCCATTCCGTCCGAGGACGGCCTCGCCGTGCAAGCCTTCGTGCCCATCAACTCGGAGGAGGAGCTCGGCGACGTCGTCGGCGAGATTTCAGAGACGCTCCGCAGCGAACTTCCGGACCTCGAGGTCTTCGTCACGGGACCGGCCGGGTTCACCGCCGACCTTGCCGCCGGGTTCGCGGGCATCGACGGGATCCTGCTGGCGGTCTCCCTGGCGGCGGTCTTCGTCATCCTGATCGTCGTGTACCGATCACTGCTGCTGCCGATCGCCGTGCTGGCGACGAGCGTCTTCGCCCTCACGGTCGCGCTGCTGAGCGTCTGGTGGCTGGCGTATGCGGACGTCCTGCTGCTCAGCGGGCAGACCCAGGGGATCCTGTTCATCCTGGTGATCGGCGCGGCCACGGATTATTCGCTGCTGTACGTGGCGCGCTACCGGGAAGCGCTGCGGGTCCATCAGGACAAGTGGACCGCGACGTGGAAGGGGCTGCGGGGGTCCTTCGAGCCGATTCTCGCCTCGGGTGGCACCGTGATCGCGGGCCTGCTGTGCCTGCTGCTCAGTGACCTGAAGTCCAACAGCACGCTGGGACCCGTGGCCTCGATCGGCATCCTCTTCGCGATGGCCTCGGCCCTGACCTTCCTGCCAGCGCTGCTCTTCGTCTTCGGCCGGACGGCGTTCTGGCCCCGCCGCCCACGCTTCGAGCCCGAGGCGGTCGCCGCAGAGGGCGGAGTGCCGAGCCGCGGCCTCTGGGCCCGGACTGGTCAAGCCGTGGAGCGCAGACCCCGGCGCATCTGGATCGCGACGACCCTGCTGCTCTTCATCGGAGCAGTGGGAGTCACGCAGCTCGACGCGCAGGGCGTTCCGCAGTCGGAGCTCGTGCTGGGTGAGTCCGAGGCACGGGATGGCCAGGTCGCCTTGGGCGAGCACTTCCCCGGCGGCTCGGGCAGCCCCGCCTACGTGGTCACCGAGCAGGACTCGCTCCAGCCGACTGCCGACGTGCTGCTGGGGAACCCCGGGGTCGACGGCGTCACCGTGGTGACCGACGACGACGCCGGCTCCGCCCCAGTCACCGAGGACGGCGTCAGTGGCTTTGGCCCTCCGGGCACACCCGCCCCGGAACCCACGGTGGTCGACGATTCAGTCATGCTCCAGGCCACGCTGACCGACCCGGCTGATTCGGCAGCCGCGCAGGACACCGTCCGGGAGCTGCGTGCGGACTATGCCTCGACTGATTCCGAGGTGCTGGTGGGCGGTGTGACCGCCACGGCCATCGACACCAACGATGCCGCGATCAGTGACCGAAACCTCATCATCCCCATCGTGCTGCTGGTCATCCTGCTCATCCTGATGGTGCTGCTGCGCTCGGTCCTCGCCCCGGTGCTGCTGGTGCTCACCACCGTGCTCTCCTTCGCCACAGCACTGGGGGTCTCCGCGCTGGTGTTCGACTACGTCTTCGACTTCCCGGGGGCTGATCCCACGGTGCCGCTCTACGGCTTCGTCTTCCTGGTCGCACTGGGCATCGACTACAACATCTTCCTCATGACACGCGTCAGAGAGGAATCTTTGAGCCACGGGACGCGTCGCGGAGTCATCCGCGGGCTGACCGTCACCGGTGGCGTGATCACGTCGGCAGGGATCGTGCTTGCCGCCACGTTCGCGGCGCTCTCGGTGATCCCGATCCTGTTCCTCGCCCAGATCGCCTTCATCGTGGCCTTCGGCGTACTTCTGGACACCTTCCTGGTCAGGGCCCTGCTGGTCCCCGCCCTGGTGCGCGACATCGGCCCCGCCGTCTGGTGGCCCTCGAAGCTCGCGCGGCCTGACGGATCAACATCGGACCAGAGACTCAGCTCCGAGAATCTCAGCTCCGCAGTCGGCGAGCGCTGA
- a CDS encoding MarR family winged helix-turn-helix transcriptional regulator, giving the protein MPAGEAGPDSVAEHLYEVDATDPEQQLVDRSDVSTEDTAQIGRLMRALSELRAAEERLSEASQQYMKLSPQDMSAIHYLIVADNRGTMVTPGMLAAHLGISAASTTKLLNRLERGAHITREVHHSDRRAFIVRVTPATAKAAMETVGRQQAKRFHSAARLSASEREVVIGFLQDMTQQLSLEGVDWATAQEP; this is encoded by the coding sequence ATGCCAGCAGGAGAAGCAGGGCCTGACTCCGTCGCAGAGCACCTGTATGAGGTGGACGCCACGGACCCCGAGCAGCAGCTCGTGGATCGGTCCGACGTGTCCACCGAGGATACTGCCCAAATCGGTCGGCTCATGCGGGCGCTGTCTGAACTCCGGGCTGCCGAGGAGCGCCTGTCCGAGGCGTCGCAGCAGTACATGAAGCTCAGCCCGCAGGATATGAGCGCGATCCACTATCTGATCGTGGCGGACAACCGCGGAACGATGGTGACGCCTGGGATGCTTGCGGCCCATCTGGGAATCTCGGCGGCCTCGACCACGAAGCTTCTCAATCGTCTGGAGCGGGGTGCGCACATCACCCGCGAGGTGCACCACTCCGATCGACGAGCCTTCATCGTGCGTGTGACGCCGGCGACGGCGAAAGCAGCGATGGAGACAGTGGGGCGCCAGCAGGCGAAGCGATTTCACTCGGCAGCACGGCTGAGCGCGAGTGAGCGCGAGGTCGTGATCGGATTCCTTCAGGACATGACGCAGCAGCTCTCGCTGGAGGGTGTCGACTGGGCCACCGCCCAGGAGCCGTGA